From one Mytilus trossulus isolate FHL-02 chromosome 10, PNRI_Mtr1.1.1.hap1, whole genome shotgun sequence genomic stretch:
- the LOC134688328 gene encoding hormonally up-regulated neu tumor-associated kinase-like — protein sequence MTIITDMIDSAGFLPRKVTEVPRDVILSFQHSKKVGNYLLGKSIGEGSFAKVKEAMHILTGEKVAVKIIDKRKAKEDSYVRKNLRREGKILQMVRHPNVVQLLEIMETENSYYLVMEYCKGGDLMDYICQRKKLEEREAKRFIRQVISALDYLHRMGILHRDLKVENLLLDENRDIKIIDFGLSNKIKVVTTKDGVRAQEHLVTQCGSPAYAAPELLGRKKYGPQVDVWSIGVNMFAMLTGNLPFTVQPFNIKVLHNKMIAGQMNPVPDTISRDCRDLIRKLLTPDPDKRITLTEAMKHPWIAEGKTKPLERSVFPNRRRSDELDETILKHMSEIQGFRLGEVIRFVTGNLPSPALSMYHTLDQRLKRYYADMRVRGKMSALESYSNRAGQAFQTYQVRKHRSVPASPIPTAPVLKVNKEEKKQTVLTDGVTSNIEKDLTIVEIDENANHINIRVCDPTKAGKCKENEQEGKENQQKPNIDTTGNNKEQIEKKVLMPKLAQKCTVLDSNMPQNGATSSRSSSPVKERCESPTKSRRCSLTKPILSPRKVNPKAQTDLGLSKDKTNKNDNCRTYSAQAGFKRFQRISMDGSRNTQYDLNGRFIRKTEVKIVNNKKKIDLIYSTTSDNSSDNSSKLSCHSPTLSERFNSPIVEQTKMFLRAKLNNGNIKTGISKDQSKDESSIDEISPISSPSKQMSSRATTRTDLSSFAKDGHIALPCITPVHRNS from the exons ATGACTATTATAACAGATATGATTGATTCGGCAGGTTTTTTGCCGAGAAAAGTTACTGAAGTTCCAAGGGATGTGATTCTAAGTTTTCAACATTCTAAAAAAGTTGGGAATTACCTACTTGGGAAATCAATTGGTGAAGGATCTTTCGCAAAAGTAAAAGAAGCGATGCATATTCTTACAGGAGAAAAG GTGGCTGTCAAAATAATCGATAAACGCAAAGCAAAAGAAGATTCATACGTTAGAAAGAATCTTCGGCGAGAAGGAAAGATTTTGCAAATGGTTAGACACCCGAATGTTGTGCAGTTACTGGAAATTATGGAAACAGAAAACAGTTACTACCTGGTTATGGAATATTGTAAGGGTGGCGATCTCATGGATTACATTTGTCAACGTAAGAAACTCGAGGAGAGAGAAGCTAAAAGATTTATTCGACAAGTGATTTCAGCATTAGACTATTTACACAGAATGGGAATACTGCATAG AGATCTAAAGGTAGAAAATTTACTACTTGATGAGAATAgagatataaaaattatag ACTTTGGTCTTAGCAACAAGATAAAAGTTGTCACAACAAAAGATGGAGTTCGAGCCCAGGAGCATCTAGTCACACAATGTGGAAGTCCAGCTTATGCCGCACCAGAGTTACTTGGGAGAAAGAAATATGGACCTCAAGTTGATGTCTGGAGCAT TGGAGTCAATATGTTTGCAATGTTGACTGGAAACCTTCCATTTACTGTTCAGCCGTTTAATATAAAAGTTCTTCACAATAAAATGATAGCCGGCCAAATGAATCCAGTCCCAGATACTATAAGTAGAG ACTGCCGAGATTTAATAAGGAAACTCCTGACTCCGGACCCAGATAAAAGAATAACATTAACTGAGGCAATGAAACATCCATGGATTGCAGAAG gtAAAACTAAACCCCTTGAACGATCAGTGTTTCCAAACCGGCGAAGAAGTGATGAGCTAGATGAGACAATCTTAAAACATATGAGTGAAATCCAAGGATTTCGGCTTGGTGAAGTCATTCGGTTTGTCACTGGGAATCTTCCTAGCCCAGCACTATCTATGTATCATACTCTAGATCAAAGATTGAAAAGATATTATGCAGATATGAGAGTAAGAGGGAAAATGTCTGCTTTAGAAAGCTACTCAAACAGAGCAGGACAAGCATTTCAGACTTACCAG GTGCGGAAACATAGATCAGTGCCAGCTTCTCCAATACCGACAGCCcctgtattaaaagtaaacaaagaaGAGAAGAAACAGACTGTTCTTACTGATGGTGTGACATCAAATATAGAGAAAGATCTTACTATTGTAGAAATAGATGAAAATGCTAACCATATAAATATTagag TTTGTGATCCTACAAAGGCGGGAAAATGTAAAGAGAATGAACAAGAAGGCAAAGAAAATCAACAGAAACCAAATATAGATACTACAGGGAACAACAAGGaacaaatagagaaaaaagTATTAATGCCAAAACTAGCTCAGAAATGCACTGTGCTTGACAGTAACATGCCACAAAATGGTGCTACATCTTCGCGATCCTCTTCCCCTGTAAAGGAACGGTGTGAATCGCCAACCAAATCTCGAAGATGTTCACTGACGAAACCAATTTTATCTCCAAGAAAAGTAAATCCAAAAGCACAGACTGATTTAGGACTTtctaaagataaaacaaataaaaatgataattgtaGAACTTATTCTGCTCAAGCTGGCTTTAAACGATTCCAACGAATATCAATGGATGGTTCTAGAAATACACAATATGACCTAAATGGAAGATTCATACGAAAGACTGAGGTCAAAATTGTgaacaacaaaaagaaaattgatttgatttattcCACAACGAGTGACAACTCATCTGACAACAGTTCAAAACTGTCATGTCACTCACCAACGCTTTCTGAACGTTTCAACAGTCCAATTGTGGAACAGACTAAAATGTTCTTACGGGCAAAACTAAACAATGGAAATATAAAAACCGGTATTTCTAAAGACCAATCAAAAGACGAAAGTTCAATCGACGAAATTTCGCCGATATCGTCACCGTCTAAACAAATGAGTTCCCGCGCAACAACACGAACTGATTTATCGTCATttgcaaaagatggacatattGCACTTCCATGTATTACACCAGTTCATAGGAACAGTTGA